The window GGATTTCCCATGTGCCTGAGGGGCGAATGATCTTTGGTAATCTCACCGTGACCGAGAACCTCACCCTGGCTGCTTTTGCCCGCAAGGATAAGGAGGCAGTGGCCAAGGACCGTAAGTGGGTTTTTGATCTCTTTCCCCGCCTGGAAGAACGAAAGGACCAGCTGGCCGGAACCATGAGCGGTGGAGAGCAGCAGATGCTGGCCGTGGGCCGGGCCTATATCAGCGGTCGGAAGATCATGCTCCTGGATGAGCCCTCTATGGGGCTTGCGCCTCTGCTGATGCTGGATATGTTCGAGTCCCTCAAGGAAATCAATCGGACCGGAACCACCATCCTGCTGGTGGAGCAAAACGCTCGGCTGGCCCTGAAGTTTGCTAAGCGTGGTTATGTGCTGGAGAACGGGAAGTTGGTGCTGGAGGGCAAGGCCGAGGATCTGCTGGATGATCCGGCGGTGAAGAAGGCGTATTTGGGGGCGTGAGCTGTTTTACGCACGAATTGCTTTCTCACTGCTTATCCGCTATTATCCCTATATACTATCGTTAATCTAACCAGATAGAGAAGTATTATGGACTGGGCAGGAGTTATCAATAATCCTTTTCTTCGGGATCTTCCCTTTAAGATTGAGCTGAATAAATGGGGCAAGATTCTCATGAGTCCTGCCAGCAATCATCATGGGATGCTCAAGTCCAAAGTCGCCTTTTTTCTCCACAGCAAGCTCTCCGGTGGTCAGATTATTATGAGTTGTTCCATCCAGACCGAAGACGGGGTAAAGGTTGCGGATGTTGCCTGGGGCTCAGATGATTTCATGCAACGTAATGGAATCGCCACCCCCTATCAGGAAGCCCCGGAAATCTGCATCGAGATTGTCGGTCCCTCCAACAGCCGGGGGGAAATGGAGGAAAAGATTCAGCTCTATCTGACTGCCGGAGCTCAAGAGGTCTGGATTTGCCGGGATGACGGAACGGTCAGTCATTTCACTGCTGAGGGCCAGCGTAGCCAGTCACGGTTTGTTGAAGAAGAGGTCTCTCTCAAATGCGCCTGAGCAAGAGCTCAGTTGAGAGTTTGTAGCCTGCCTCACCACTCCAAGAGTTGCTCCATATCTTTTTTCGCCTCCTTAATCTGATGCTTCAGCTGAAATTTCCTTGCTGCATCTGTTTCCACAGCGCGTTGCTCTCGCAGTAGCTTCATATTCTTTGTCAGTAATGTCGAGGTTAGCTCATCTGGGGGCAATACTTTTTCAGTATATGAGATGTTCTTCTCAGATTGTCTATGTCCTCAAAGCTAAGCCTAAGAGCGCTCCTCCGGCTCATGAAACTCTGGATAGAGCGTCTGCATGCAATCAGGACAGATCCCGTGGGAAAAATCAAAATCAGCCGATGAAAGCTGGCTGATATAGACTTCCACCTGGTGCCAGTACCCTTTGTCATCGCGGATTTTTTTACAATGGGCGCAGATAGGAATCATGCCCTCCAGAGTCTCGATGAGACTGAGAGCCTCTTGCAGCTCGGCGATGAGGGCCTCCTGTTTTGTGTTAGCCTGCTGTAATTCTGAAGATGCGCGACGCAGCTCCAGTTGCGAGATAACTTGGCGGGATAAGGCCTCCAGAGCCTGGAGTTGGTCAGGGCTGAGCTCGCGGGGCTTTTGATCAATCACGCAGAGCGTGCCGAGCGGGTAGCCATCAGGGGTAACAAGCTGGGAACCTGCGTAAAATCTGATATTCGGGTCGCCGGTGACGAGCGGATTGCCTGAAAAACGTTCATCCCTGCGTGCATCCTCAATGATGAGCATTTCAGACTGGTTCAGGGCGTGATTGCAAAAGGCGACCTCGCGCGGGGTTTCGGAAACCGCAAGCCCGACCTTTGCCTTAAACCACTGCCGGGTTTCATCAAGCAGGGTAATAAGGGAAATCGGGGTCTCGCAGATAAAAGAGGCCAGTAGGGTTATGTCGTCAAATGCCTGCTCCGGCGTTGTATCCAGGATATTATACTACTTCAGGGCCTTGAGTCGCTCCGGTTCATCATCAGGAAGTGAAAGAGTCATAGCTGCCTGCTCCTTGTTGAGGATAACCTGCTCTGTGAATTTTCTCTGTATTCCAGATCAAGTATAACCGATTGTCAGAGAGAGGGGAGGGAAAAGCGTTATTGCAGCGTCGCCAGCAGAGATAATTTCGTCCCTCTCCATTCCTTTTCGTCTCCCGCCATCTCCTCATCCTCATGTGACAAAGTTTTCATTCTTCTCCATCCTTCCCTGTCATCTTGCTCGATTAGATAAAGGACAGAAGGGCGTTCTTGAAGTGCAGTGTACGCACTGGGTCACAACGCTGAAATTCAACGCAAGAGGAAAATATGAAGAAGATAACAACAGGTGCCATTCTCCTGCTGATTGGCGGAGGCGCTCAGGCCTTGCACGCAGAGGAGGCGCAGCTGAAAACACAGGTCCGTGACTGGGCCTTGAGCGGCTATATCGGGGTTGCAAGTTTTGATGACGAGGATAAACCGGATCCCTACCAAGCCGGACTCACACATGAAATGAGCTCTGATGAAGCGTATACCGTTGGGTTTATTGTCAGTAAGTATTACAATGACTTCTCCTTCAATCTCGGAGTTGAGTTCATACAGGAGGCAACGGTGCATGATGAAGAAGACTATGAACTCGCACAGCACAGTCATATTCCGGTTTCTCTGGGCGTGAATTATCATTTCAACACCAGTTTGTTCGATCCTTATATCGGTGCAGGTGTCGGCTACTCCTTTAATGACAGCTCTGAAAGTGAATTTATCAACGGTCAGGGGATGGAAATGGAGATGGACGACAGTGTCTTCTACTACCTGACAGCTGGTGTTGAATATCCTCTCAGCGATACCTATGCCCTTTTTCTTGCTGGTCAGTATGTCATCGGTGATGCCGATGTGACAGGGGCTATTCAGACACCCAAGGGAACGATAGTACTCGAAGATGAAACCTCTCTGGATCGTTATGAGGTGAACCTGGGGCTCAAGTACTTTTTTTAGGCAAGCCTGTTGTAACCCGGCCTGTTATAAACGTAAACGGGAATGCTGACTTTCTCTGTGTCGGAGTAATCCCGTTTATTCAACGAGAAGCAGAAGGAGAAGAGGTGATGGTATAACATAATTTTTTTAGGGTCTTGATGCCGGGTACGTGCCTTTGCTGAGCGTAACCCGGCTTCTTTTTTTTCTTCTTTCTTTGCACCTCTTCTTTGCTTTTTCTCCCTCCCCTGTCGATATAATTTTTTATTCAAAAAAACGTCGGGTGTTTACTTTTTATACAAGTTTTGATTGTATAGTTAATAGAAGAGATAAATTTCAGATAAGGTAAGTACTAGCCCCACTGCTTTCACAGGGAAAAACGTGGCAGCAGGGGAGGGGCAGGCGTTTAAGCGAAAAATAGGTGTGAGGCAACGTGTTGTATCTCATGTTTAATGGAGCCCGAGGGAATTGCTATGAAGGATTTTTTTTCCTGTAAAGTTAATTTATTATTTACTGCTGTTATATGCTTGTCCATTTTTTCCTCGGTTCAGGCAGCTGAGTTGAGTATTACAACTGGAGGGGAAAAGGGGACATATTTTCGGATAGGTTCTGATATTTCTACACTCGTGCGGCAACATGGACTGGGATTGGATGTGATGGCCTCAAAGGGTTCTCTGGATAATATCGATAAGCTCTACGAGAGGAGATATAGCAGACTGGCTATTGTTCAATCAGATATTTTAGAGTATCTGCGTTCATCCAATGATCACAGACTACGGTCAAAAGCGGAGAATATAAAAATGATTATTCCGCTGTATAATGAGGAAATACATATTCTGGCCCACAACTCTATCAGGGACCTTGCGAGCTTAAAAGGGAAAAAGGTTGCTATCGGTCCCATGCAAAGTGGTACGGCAATTACGGCCTCTCTTTTATTCAAGAAGTCCGGGGTGAAGCCAGGACAGTTTGTCTATAGTGGTGCTGAAGAGGCCTTGAGGTCACTCCGGTCAAGGGCTATTGATGCGATGGTTTATGTCTCAGGATATCCGGTGAGCCTGTTTTCACAAATTACTCCTGCTGATAAGTTGCAGCTCGTTCCTATCATGGACCGGCGGATTGGCGGCTCATATATCATGTCCTCTATTCCAGAAAGAACGTATACCTGGCAAAAGGGGATTGTCCCGACTATTGCTGTGAAGGCGGTCCTGGCAAGCTATGATTACGATGAGAAGCAGCAGGCGTCAAAAGATGTGTGTGAGGTGGGTAAAATTATTTACACTAATATTGATTGGCTGAAAAGAAATGGTCATTCGAAATGGGGCAATGTGCGTTTGAATGATAGCTTGGACGGGTGGGAGAGAAATGGATGTATTAAGGATGCGCTAATGTCCATGAGTATCGCTAATTTTTATTAAAATCCCGTCGTTCTGCCCCTGGAGTATGGGGTGAAAAGTCCTCTCTTGTCCTTGTGCCGGGTTATGCTTTCCATGCATAACCCGGTTTTTTTGTCCCTCCTTGTTATGTTTTCTTCCTGTGCTGCTCTTGCCTAATGGTAAAAAGCACGCTGTATCAAAAATATGTCGCTTTCTTTTTGTGTAAAAAATTGTACTTTGTTGTGTGCTGTGCTATTCTAATAAAGAAGGATTATCATTTGCTGGTGCCATGTATTTGCAGGGTATTCTACTCTGTAAGAGGAAAACGATGGAATTGTCTTGTGTTTTTTAGGTAGGCTTGAAGTGCGGGAGTGCGGGATGGGTGAAAATATAAAAAAGCGTCGACAGCGGCGGGTTGATTTGACAGACTATATTGCCGTTTTTATGGAGCGTAATTGTCATTATAATGGCGTGCTGAAAGAGATATCTCTCAATGGGCTGCGGGTCGATATCTGTCCGGTCGGTTCACAGCTGATGGCCGCTGCGTCTTCATTGCAAAAGAGAGAGTTTTGTATTGTTATTTCTGAAGATCTGGTCAGTAAGGAGTATAGGTTAGATATGACGCCCAATGGAAAAAACAAGCTGTATACTCTGAGGGCATATCCGCGTTGGCAGCGTGAGCAAAATGAGAGAATAGAAGTTGGTTTTGAAATTTCAGAGAGTTCTGATGATTGGAAGCTCTTTGTTCAGCAAAGAATGCAGGAGCCAAATTAAAGAAGAGCGTTTGTCTCCTTGCTGCTCTGTTGAGATGGACTACGTAGGGTAATCAGGGCAATCTCGCCCCGCTGCCAGAGGCGCATGCGTGGTCCCCAAGTTCCTGTTCCCCGGGAAACAAAGAGCTCCATTCCCTTGACCAAGTATTGCCCGCCAAGAAAGGGATAGCGAGTACGGGTCAAATAATTAAAAGGCCAGATTTGTCCGTTATGGGTGTGGCCGGAAAGCATAAGGTCTACACCAGCACTTGCGGCCTGTTCAACCAGCCAAGGGGTGTGGGAAAGGAGGATGGTGGTCCCTTCGGGGCGGTCAGTCAAGGCGCTGCTTAGGTTCTTTTGTCCATCTTCTCCTCTGCGTTGGGCGGTGGTTAGGTCATCAATCCCCGCTAGCAGCAATCCATCATTGAGTTGTACCCATTCATTATTGAGAAGACGGATACCTGCGTCAGCAAGGATTTCTCCAGTGGTATCTGGTCGGTCTGGCCGAAGGGCGTCGTGATTGCCTCGTACCGCAAAGACACCCAAGGGGGCGGAAAGCTGCTGGAGAGCCTGGGAAAGCAGGACCGGATAGCCGTTCCGGGAAAAAGATCTCCGACCAGAACAATGCAGTCCGGTTTTAAAGCCTGAACCTGTTGAACCCGATCATGTAACCAGGAAGCATCTAAAAGCATTTCTCCGATATGCAGATCAGAGAGAACAGCGACCGTGGTGCCGTCTGCTTGGGCAGGAAGATGGTGAACAGGGATTTGGTATTGTTCAACAGCTGGCGAGCGTAGGCCCTGGATATGGGCAATAAGGACAAGAAGTGCGCCGAGTCCCAAGGCCGCTGTGCGGATGTGAAGGGTGATTTTTTGAGAAAGAAGGAAGCCGAAGCCTGTAATTAATTCAGATCCAAGTAAAGGTACTGCAAGAAGAAATAGTATCCCCATCCACTGCATTCCCAGAAGCTCAAGCAGTTCAAGGAACATACCGCTTTCCTGGTTGTGAAAGATTCGTCCCAAGAAAAAAAAGACCCAAAGCGCTCCGCCAGTAATTGCCAATACCTTAAGCCCGTTTCCCCGACGGAGCTGCGGCAGAGAAGCGAGTCTGACAAAAACATAGAGGTGTAGCGCGGTGACCAGGCTGGTTAATATGATGCCGAAAAACGAAATGGCGTCCTCCTTTCTGCTGAGCAAAGGTGTTTTCTGGGATAATTCGGGTAAAGATGGGAATTATACCCGTAATAATATGATCCTGCCACAAAACAGAACGGGCCGGAAGGATTTTTCCCTCTGGCCCGCTCTGTTTGTTCAGCATAACTCAGGTAGAGGGTAGCTTGTAAAGAACCCTTGCACCGAGATCTTAGGAGGTCTTAGAAGACGCCTTTTACCTTGCCTGTGTCGGTGTCTACATCAATGCGGCGGTAGGCCGGATCAGAGGCTGTGCCCGGCATCAGGCTGATAGCACCAGCCACCGGCACAACAAAACCAGCACCCTTGTAGGTTAGGATGTCCTGTACCGGCAGGGTCCATCCCTTAGGCGTTCCTTTGAGTTTGGGATCATGGGACAGGGAGAGGTGGGTTTTGACCATACATGTGGTCATCTCCTTCATCTCCGGATCTGCCTCAATACGCTTCAGCTTGGCAGCTGCTTCCGGGCTGTAGCTTACGCCGTCACCGCCGTAAACCTCTTTAACGATGAGCTCAATGCGCTGAGACAGCGGAGTATCCAGATCGTAGAGGAACTTGAAGTCATTTTCTTCCTCGCAGGCGTCGGCAACTGCGTCAGCGAATTCCAGGGCGCCGTCACCGCCGTGCTCCCAATGGCGAGACAGGGCAACGCGGGCGCCAGCAGACTCAGACAGGCGGCGAACTGCCGCGATTTCGTTGTCGGTATCGGTGTAAAAGGCGTTGATGCAAACAACCGGGTTGATACCAGCCTTTTTAACGGTCTCAATATGGTGGATGAGGTTCTTGCAGCCTTCCTCAACCCAGCCCACTTTTTCACCAGAGTACTCAGAAGGCATAGGTTTGCCTGGAACCGGAATCGGCGCGCCACCGTGGCACTTGAGTGCCCGGATGGTAGCAACAACAACAGCACAGTTTGGCTTGAGGCCAGAATAGCGACATTTGAGATTCCAAAATTTCTCAAAGCCAATATCTGCACCAAAACCAGACTCAGTCACGTTGTAGTCAGCCAGCTTCAGGGCCACGCGGTCGGCGATAACAGAAGATTGACCAATAGCAATATTAGCAAAAGGTCCGGCATGGACAACAACCGGCTGACCTTCCAGGGTTTGCATCAGGTTGGGGTTGATGGCGTCGACCATCCATGCTGTCATAGCACCATCTACTTCCAGATCAGCAGTGGTGATCGGGCGGTCCTGCTTATCATAAGCCACCACGATCTTGCCGATGCGCTCGCGCATATCTTTCAGGTCTTTGGCAATAGAGAGGATGGCCATGATCTCGGAAGATACCGCAATGTTAAAGCCGGACTGCATGGTCATGCCGTCCATCTTGCCACCGATACCTGTGGTGATGTTCCGCAGGGCCTGGGCACAGTAGTCCATGATCCATCGAAATTCCACTTTTTTGGGATGGATATCCAGGCGCTTTAGGTTGCGCTGTGCCAGCTGCTCATCGGTGTAGTTACATTCATGCTGCATCCTGGCTGTCAAGGCGACCATACCCAGGTTATGGGCATTCATGATGGCATTAATGTCGCCGGTCATGCCGAGAGAAAACGGCGTCAGGGGGATACACTGGGCCAAACCACCACCAGCAGCAGAACCTTTGATATTCATGGTTGGGCCACCAGAGGGTTGGCGAATAGCACCAATAACGGATTTGCCTCGCTTGCCCAGGCCCTGCACCAGGCCCATTGCGCAGGTGGATTTTCCTTCACCTAGTGGAGTTGGTGAAATTGCTGTTACATCAACATATTTTCCGTCTGGCTTGTCTTTCAGCCGATCAAGGATCTTGCGGTAGTCCAGTTTGGCCAGATAATGACCGTGCGGTAGCAACTCCTCTTTTTCCAGTCCGAGCTGTTCACCCAGCTCGTACACAGTTTTCATCCGGCTTTCCGCCTCTTCGGCGATTTCCCAGTCTGCATGTTTCGTTGGATCCAAAACCATGACCAGTCTCCTGTAAAGTTAAATATTTAAAGGTTACGAATAATTATATCAGAGGGCGGACGCATCTGGAAAATGAGGGCTCGGAGGGATTATTTGACCCTTAAGAGCCTGAACAGTGAATCCTGCACAAAAAAGAGATAATTATCTTATCGGTTTTAGAACCTATTGTCAATATATTAGTCGTTGTCGATTGCTCTGACGACATTAATGAGTGTTGATTTGAACAATTTTGTGAGAAAATAATCAGGTAAAAACACCTGGAAAACGTCTCTTGAAATCCTCCAGCAGGGGAATCATAACTTCCCGCATGGAAGGCTCAGCCGCTTTGGTGGTACGCAGGCTGAAGATGTGTTGCCATTCCTTGAGATTGGCATAGACGATTAATTCTGTTTTGCAGGAGTTGGGGAGCACTGTGCGTGCAGCTTGAGGTGTGGAGGTCTCCAGCAGCTTGAGGTAGAGTTGTTCTGTTTCAAGCATGGCCTTTTTCCAGAGAGTATACTCGGGGCTATCTTCTTCAAAAAACATAGGTTTGATAAAGCTGACCTCGTTACCGAACTTATCTTCGCTGTACCGGCAGTAGCGCTGGGATTCCTGGAGAAAAGAACAGGGGCGGTGTCGGACGATCTCATGAGTAACTGCCCGGTTGACGATAAATTTGACTGCGATATGACGGTGCTTCAGCAGGCTTTGCGGCGGTAGCTGATCCACTTCGTCCAACTCCACTTTACGGACCGAGATTGATGGATCTGAACTCAAGCCTCCTTGCGGCAAGACACCCTTAAAAAAGTAGGGGTGACGTTCATTAATCAAAGCGCAGCTGGCTCGGATAACAGCGTTCTCCGGGTGAAAGAGCAGCAATTCACGAAAGCTACGGATACTGCCGGTGATAAGCAATCTGTTTGCTTCTCGATTAATATGCAGGTAACGGGGACGGAGCAGAAAAAAATCTGTGATCTGTTCCTCATCAGCGCAGATTACCTCCAGAGTAACAACTCCCATCTCCAGCACAGAATTATGACCATGTTCGGCCATTTTGGAAACAAAGGGTATGGCCGAGTCCCGGTCGATCCGGTCCTCGCTTTTATAACAGATACGACCGCAGAGTTCTATGCGGACGGCTAGGCTTTCTTGATCAAGATGGTCAAGCACTTCATATGAGGGGGGGGCTATGTTCATGAATCTTCCTTTTTGTCGCGCAATGCCGCCTTGCACTGACGGCACTGAATGCATTATCCTTGGGTATTTATTACAACATTGCGATGGCAAGTACCCGTTTCAGCACAGCAGGCCTTGTTACAGATCAGACTTATGGGTCAGACCTTTTGAGATATTTCCTATAAATCTTAACAGACTCCCTGTTCAGCCACCTGCTGAATACTTCAAAAAAAGTAACTTCTTTTTTGATCAGATAAAAAACACAGAGCAACAGCAGAGCGAGCAAGATTACATCATTCTGCCAAGCATCCAGCTCCCACTGGCCTGACCAGACAAGGGCAAAATCTGCATCAAAGGGGTAGAGATAATAGAGAGGCCATTGATATCCGTCCGGCCCCTTTGCTCCGATCAGATCACAAAATATATGGAGATGAACCGCTGCAAAGGAGACGATCCAGACAGTTATCTTTTGGGATTTTGCGAAAAAACTCGCCAAGAGCGCAAAGAAAAAAGCAGAGACGAGACTATGACCTAACTTATGGTGATATTCTATAAAATAGCCAGTTGTGCCGGTGAACTCATCAATAATCAGCCCGAGCCCATCAAGGTCTGGGGCAATACCCGTGAGCGTGACCAAAATCCTTTCCCTTCGATCCTGAAGAAAAGCTGCTGCGCTGGTCCAGCTGAGCAATAAATGGGTGCCAGGATACATGGTTTCTTGGAAGCGAAATCAGAAAGCAAAATTCGCCTGATCCTTTTCTCGGTCGATCAGGGCCGCCCCGGTCGCGTTCCCTACTTCGTAATGATCAGGAAAGCGGGCCGTGGTGTGCAGGCGTTTTGCCACTGCGGGCAGGAAACAGCGTGCAGCGGCTCCAATTCCGATGATCGGAATTTTGACCGCAACGCGAAGGGAGAACAGTTCGTTATCCATACTGCTAAAAAAGGGGACAGCCTCGGTACCATTCCAGGCCTTGCGGCCGAGATAGTCGAGAATGATACCTTCGATGGTTTTTTCCGCTTCTGTCACCACCTGCCGACAGAGCGACTCGACATCCATGTCCAGGGAGGCTGCTAAGGCTCGTGCCCCGTGTTCGGCCTGTTTTTTGCTACCAATGTGCAGTTTGCCGAGAACGTGCAGGGCATCCGTGGGGGTGAAGCCCGCCATTCGCACCTGCTGGAGATAGGCCAGGCGTTCCAGCCGTTTTTCTAGAAGAATTCCTGATAGGCCGGTTTGTTGCGTGAGAACTTCCAGATTGGCTGGGCCATGTTCCTGCAGACAGAAGAGGATTTCATCTTCGCTGACGATTTCTTCGCTCAGACCTTCCACCGGTAGAACCACGGCGTTGCGCATGCCACAGCCCAGCCATTGCTCGGGATCAGGCATATTTTCGGTCATGCAGAGGGGCTGAACCCGGGTGGCTTCCAGGCGAATTTTCGCTCGAC is drawn from Candidatus Electrothrix aestuarii and contains these coding sequences:
- a CDS encoding formate--tetrahydrofolate ligase; this translates as MVLDPTKHADWEIAEEAESRMKTVYELGEQLGLEKEELLPHGHYLAKLDYRKILDRLKDKPDGKYVDVTAISPTPLGEGKSTCAMGLVQGLGKRGKSVIGAIRQPSGGPTMNIKGSAAGGGLAQCIPLTPFSLGMTGDINAIMNAHNLGMVALTARMQHECNYTDEQLAQRNLKRLDIHPKKVEFRWIMDYCAQALRNITTGIGGKMDGMTMQSGFNIAVSSEIMAILSIAKDLKDMRERIGKIVVAYDKQDRPITTADLEVDGAMTAWMVDAINPNLMQTLEGQPVVVHAGPFANIAIGQSSVIADRVALKLADYNVTESGFGADIGFEKFWNLKCRYSGLKPNCAVVVATIRALKCHGGAPIPVPGKPMPSEYSGEKVGWVEEGCKNLIHHIETVKKAGINPVVCINAFYTDTDNEIAAVRRLSESAGARVALSRHWEHGGDGALEFADAVADACEEENDFKFLYDLDTPLSQRIELIVKEVYGGDGVSYSPEAAAKLKRIEADPEMKEMTTCMVKTHLSLSHDPKLKGTPKGWTLPVQDILTYKGAGFVVPVAGAISLMPGTASDPAYRRIDVDTDTGKVKGVF
- a CDS encoding metallophosphoesterase, whose amino-acid sequence is MGVFAVRGNHDALRPDRPDTTGEILADAGIRLLNNEWVQLNDGLLLAGIDDLTTAQRRGEDGQKNLSSALTDRPEGTTILLSHTPWLVEQAASAGVDLMLSGHTHNGQIWPFNYLTRTRYPFLGGQYLVKGMELFVSRGTGTWGPRMRLWQRGEIALITLRSPSQQSSKETNALL
- a CDS encoding ABC transporter ATP-binding protein; the protein is MQLVVENLTVSYGNIRALHGVSFSVEQGEIVTIIGANGAGKSTTLRAISRMIPAEPGSKIDFMGHNILTYPTDKVVSQLGISHVPEGRMIFGNLTVTENLTLAAFARKDKEAVAKDRKWVFDLFPRLEERKDQLAGTMSGGEQQMLAVGRAYISGRKIMLLDEPSMGLAPLLMLDMFESLKEINRTGTTILLVEQNARLALKFAKRGYVLENGKLVLEGKAEDLLDDPAVKKAYLGA
- a CDS encoding TAXI family TRAP transporter solute-binding subunit, coding for MKDFFSCKVNLLFTAVICLSIFSSVQAAELSITTGGEKGTYFRIGSDISTLVRQHGLGLDVMASKGSLDNIDKLYERRYSRLAIVQSDILEYLRSSNDHRLRSKAENIKMIIPLYNEEIHILAHNSIRDLASLKGKKVAIGPMQSGTAITASLLFKKSGVKPGQFVYSGAEEALRSLRSRAIDAMVYVSGYPVSLFSQITPADKLQLVPIMDRRIGGSYIMSSIPERTYTWQKGIVPTIAVKAVLASYDYDEKQQASKDVCEVGKIIYTNIDWLKRNGHSKWGNVRLNDSLDGWERNGCIKDALMSMSIANFY
- a CDS encoding metal-dependent hydrolase, with amino-acid sequence MYPGTHLLLSWTSAAAFLQDRRERILVTLTGIAPDLDGLGLIIDEFTGTTGYFIEYHHKLGHSLVSAFFFALLASFFAKSQKITVWIVSFAAVHLHIFCDLIGAKGPDGYQWPLYYLYPFDADFALVWSGQWELDAWQNDVILLALLLLCVFYLIKKEVTFFEVFSRWLNRESVKIYRKYLKRSDP
- a CDS encoding OmpW family outer membrane protein; this translates as MKKITTGAILLLIGGGAQALHAEEAQLKTQVRDWALSGYIGVASFDDEDKPDPYQAGLTHEMSSDEAYTVGFIVSKYYNDFSFNLGVEFIQEATVHDEEDYELAQHSHIPVSLGVNYHFNTSLFDPYIGAGVGYSFNDSSESEFINGQGMEMEMDDSVFYYLTAGVEYPLSDTYALFLAGQYVIGDADVTGAIQTPKGTIVLEDETSLDRYEVNLGLKYFF
- a CDS encoding GAF domain-containing protein, which codes for MLDTTPEQAFDDITLLASFICETPISLITLLDETRQWFKAKVGLAVSETPREVAFCNHALNQSEMLIIEDARRDERFSGNPLVTGDPNIRFYAGSQLVTPDGYPLGTLCVIDQKPRELSPDQLQALEALSRQVISQLELRRASSELQQANTKQEALIAELQEALSLIETLEGMIPICAHCKKIRDDKGYWHQVEVYISQLSSADFDFSHGICPDCMQTLYPEFHEPEERS
- a CDS encoding FAD-dependent thymidylate synthase — translated: MNIAPPSYEVLDHLDQESLAVRIELCGRICYKSEDRIDRDSAIPFVSKMAEHGHNSVLEMGVVTLEVICADEEQITDFFLLRPRYLHINREANRLLITGSIRSFRELLLFHPENAVIRASCALINERHPYFFKGVLPQGGLSSDPSISVRKVELDEVDQLPPQSLLKHRHIAVKFIVNRAVTHEIVRHRPCSFLQESQRYCRYSEDKFGNEVSFIKPMFFEEDSPEYTLWKKAMLETEQLYLKLLETSTPQAARTVLPNSCKTELIVYANLKEWQHIFSLRTTKAAEPSMREVMIPLLEDFKRRFPGVFT
- a CDS encoding Uma2 family endonuclease translates to MDWAGVINNPFLRDLPFKIELNKWGKILMSPASNHHGMLKSKVAFFLHSKLSGGQIIMSCSIQTEDGVKVADVAWGSDDFMQRNGIATPYQEAPEICIEIVGPSNSRGEMEEKIQLYLTAGAQEVWICRDDGTVSHFTAEGQRSQSRFVEEEVSLKCA